A window from Pangasianodon hypophthalmus isolate fPanHyp1 chromosome 4, fPanHyp1.pri, whole genome shotgun sequence encodes these proteins:
- the rab39bb gene encoding RAB39B, member RAS oncogene family b, whose product METIWLYQFRLIVIGDSTVGKSCLIRRFTEGRFAQVSDPTVGVDFFSRLVEIEPGKRIKLQIWDTAGQERFRSITRAYYRNSVGGLLLFDITNRRSFQNVREWLEEARSHVQPHTIVFLLVGHKCDLEVQRQVSRHEAEKLAAVYGMRYVETSACDAINVERAFTELTRDIFELVKHGDITIQEDWEGVRSGFVPNVVHSSEEVTKNERRCFC is encoded by the exons ATGGAGACAATATGGCTTTACCAGTTTCGCCTGATCGTCATCGGTGACTCCACGGTTGGTAAATCGTGTTTGATCAGGCGCTTCACAGAGGGGCGGTTTGCACAAGTGTCTGACCCTACAGTTGGTGTGGATTTTTTCTCTCGCCTGGTTGAGATTGAGCCGGGGAAACGCATAAAGCTCCAGATATGGGATACGGCGGGTCAGGAGCGCTTCAG GTCCATTACTAGAGCGTACTACCGTAATTCAGTGGGAGGTCTGCTGCTGTTCGATATCACAAACCGCCGCTCATTTCAGAATGTTCGCGAGTGGCTGGAGGAGGCGCGCAGCCATGTGCAACCACACACCATCGTCTTCCTGCTGGTAGGCCACAAGTGTGATCTGGAGGTGCAGCGGCAGGTCTCCCGGCATGAGGCTGAGAAGCTGGCGGCTGTTTACGGCATGCGCTATGTGGAGACTTCAGCATGCGATGCCATCAACGTAGAGCGGGCGTTCACCGAGCTGACGCGTGACATCTTTGAGCTGGTCAAACATGGAGACATCACCATTCAGGAAGACTGGGAGGGTGTGCGGAGTGGCTTCGTGCCCAACGTGGTGCACTCATCCGAGGAGGTAACGAAGAATGAACGCCGGTGCTTCTGCTGA